The Vitis vinifera cultivar Pinot Noir 40024 chromosome 7, ASM3070453v1 genomic interval TCTTCTAAGGAGGGAGTGACCATAAAAGGTTATAGTTTTACATGAGTATTGTTAAGATGAGGGCATATGTAGAGAAGTgagaaaaaaactaaatttgttGGTTATATCTTGATCTCAATGGTGCATCCCATACTCTTTCCCTCATTAGGCTTTGATCAAGGACGTATGAtgttattttgaagaaaatgatttggtttgtcaaattgtttttagttattAGCATtgtatttgaatttcaaatagaTTGAAAGAAAGTTCTAGAACTCTAATTAAAAGCATATGTTTTGTAACAGTTCTTAAATGAGCTATAAACTtgtttatcataattttttttcctcgtttgcatattcattttttatatttggactTTTTGCAGGGTATGAAGCCCCAAATCTTAGGTATGCCTACTTCTCAACCAAGCAAAATATGTTTTAGGATTTGAGTGTTTGAATTCTCATAGTTAATGATATAGCTGACCCAAAGTTATGAAACTTGGCTTCAATGTGGTTCTTTTGTTACTTTTTTTGTAcgtattattattatatttatcacgAGTAAGAGAATCATTATTCATAGTATGCTCAATCCaaatcaacttattttttttatttatgtcatGTAACTTTTAGCTAGGTTTGGGTGGAATGATATAATAGTTGAGCAAGTAAAAGTATTAGTAGCATAGCAAAAATGCATTCCTcatcattaatatatttggTCTTGGTAATTGTGGTCTCCGAGAAGAATTGGGTAGTTGTAAATAACCCAAGACTTAGGTTTTTAGCATGTTATCTACCTTTTTAtcaataaccttttttttttactatcaaGGACTCATGGGAAAAGGACTGAATGAAGTAAAATGCAACAAGAAAATCCACCACCTGATATCTATAGTCTTTATTAGTGATATTCACCCTCACATTTCTGTacatgaaaagaagaaaaaattttatatcattataTCAAATGGTTTATAGCTTTAGTCACATGTTATGTGAATTTTTTGAGATTAgaatatagtatttttaaaaagtacttttaacctttttaataattaaaaattttaatattccaagggataaaaagagtaaaaacaCTTTGTAAAATCACTGCAAAACgcaatttaatttcatttatctgtcaaactttttttctttgaaggaAGCTTGCTGACAAGGTTGCAGCAGCCGGATTCTATGTGGTGGTTCCTGACTTCTTCCATGGAGATCCCTTTGTCCCTGAAACCAAGACTTTACCAGTCTGGATAAAATCTCATGGACCGGTCTGTTTCTGACCTTAATCCGAAACCCAGttgcatttatttttcatttacatcTTATTTGCATTTAATTACTTATCATCATAGTCCTTTTTCTCTGTTCTTGTTAGGATAAGGGATTTGAAGATGTAAAGCCAATAATTGCAGCACTGAGAAGTAAAGGCATAAATTCAATTGGGGCTGCAGGGTTTTGCTGGGGTGGTGAGATTTCTTGAATTTTGCCCTTATTCTTTGGTTATTTTTCGAGTATATAAGTATATACGAGAATCTATTAATTCTTCAAGCTGGCTAAGGTCCTGATCACTAATTGGATTCTTATCAGCTAAAGTGGTTGTGGAGCTAGCCAAGGCTGGTGACATTCAAGCTGCAGTGCTCTTACACCCTTCTTTTACCACTGTGGATGATATAAAGGGTACGAATGATCTTAACTTattgattattaaaataacaaaacagCGAAAATCCCAGCAAAGGTTAAGCTTACGTGACATCccaagaaaaaaagtttttaacgcTTTACATGTAGAGCTTTTCTTAAGCTtgtaaacttgttttaaaacttTGAAAGGCCTTTGATAGTTCATGACTTGTCTTAAGTTTTGATGATGCTGATTAATTAACGGTTCTATCCAGAGATCAAGGCCCCAATCTCTATATTGGGAGCTGAAACCGACCATGTTTCTCCGCCAGAGCTTGTCAAACAGTTTGAGGAGGTTTTAGCTACTAAACCCGAGGTATAGGTCTCTAATGATGATTAATTCCCATGACAATTTCTGGACCTTTGAAGACCAATTCCATGTCCTTTTTATACAGATCAAGAGTTTCGTGAAGATATTTCCTGGGGTGGCACATGGATGGGCTGTGAGGTACAAGGTTGACGATGAAGAGGCCGTGAAGCGAGCCGAAGAAGCACAGCAGAACATGATGGACTGGTTTATTGAGCATGTGAAGTAGAGAGGGAGGAGTTGGGCCATTGCAGTGTCTACTGGTCTCCAATTGTAGTCCTTCACTGTCATTCTGCTGTATCATCAATAATGAGCTTGGAAGTAAACTCAACGTTCTGTTCTTTGAACTGAGTTGATCTATTGTGTTCTGCCATGGATTTTTACTATTGAATCATTGCAAATAAAGAGGAGAGTACTGAAAATTATGTGTCATTGACTCATTGCAAGCTTAGGCATGCTTCAGCAGCTCACATCACTGAGTGGCAGCTGCTTCCTGCTGCTGCTGATAAAGATGGCGAAATGTAAGTGGTGCCGCCGtctgaaattttaaattgtatatatataataaaaatattattaaaagaaattgaatcaaatgtatacatataataaaaaaaagttaatttaaattttaaataaaatattatgaatacttatcattttcaaaattataaatatatattaaaaaatataatttacaatttattgatttattaaaatattactatctatactttataattttaataaaatgttatcatatttgaacaaaaaaaactatttttcttactaatgttattattttcaaattttaatatcacattatttatttattttgtatttattatttataatttaaaatttgttttgaagtGGATAGAAATTTGTATGAAATGTTAATAtattatgattgatttattaaaatttttaaaaggttattacattatttatttatttttcaaaaaaagtataatttaaatatttatctaaaatttttgataatttgagaaaataataataaaaaaaaaatagcttggCGCATTTAATAAGATGGATGAGAAAGGGACCATTTAGTAATTATCTTAAAAAGCATGTATCAAGACGTAATTTTAACGAACACAGGGGACTAGTTTTCAAAGAAAAAGTGTAAAACGCTTCGAATCATAACGGTCAAAAGGTAAtgatttatacattattttaaaaagtaagtaATAAAGACGGAATTTTCACGAGCATCCCTTGAGTGGATGATAGAGATTAGGGAGTCGTTTCAGATAAGCACAAGGCTCATTAGCATACACCATTCCATAAGGCTCGCCGTCTCTGTCACTCTCTCATTCACTCTGCTGGATTGCGAAAAAGAAATGTCAGGCCCTCAGTGCTGTGAGAATCCACCAACCCTCAGCTCCAGCAGTGGAGCTGGGTGTGTTACAGAAATTGGAGGCCTCAAGGCCTATGTTTCAGGCCCTTCTGATTCCA includes:
- the LOC100252738 gene encoding endo-1,3;1,4-beta-D-glucanase yields the protein MSGPQCCENPPVLSSSCGAGSVAEIGGLKAYFTGPPDSKLVILLVSDILGYEAPNLRKLADKVAAAGFYVVVPDFFHGDPFVPETKTLPVWIKSHGPDKGFEDVKPIIAALRSKGINSIGAAGFCWGAKVVVELAKAGDIQAAVLLHPSFTTVDDIKEIKAPISILGAETDHVSPPELVKQFEEVLATKPEIKSFVKIFPGVAHGWAVRYKVDDEEAVKRAEEAQQNMMDWFIEHVK